One Candidatus Methanomethylicota archaeon genomic window carries:
- a CDS encoding glycosyltransferase family 2 protein — GEGDIVIGSRFLAGGSVEAPRYRVGGIKLITKLAKKASYRDVTDAQSGFRAYGRRAIHSIMPTEQGMGASTEILMQARENGLKIVEVPIKINYNVEKPSTQNPIVHGLDVVLSIVKQMSIRRPLLFYGLPGALAMMIALFFWVWTIQIFTATRQIVTNVALIAVASTMVGLMLLTTAVILWVLVSVVREAR; from the coding sequence GGGGGGAGGGGGATATAGTTATTGGTTCAAGATTCCTTGCTGGGGGGAGTGTTGAAGCTCCAAGGTATAGGGTTGGTGGAATTAAGTTGATAACGAAATTGGCGAAGAAGGCTTCATATAGGGATGTGACTGATGCGCAATCTGGTTTTAGAGCTTATGGTAGGAGGGCAATACACTCAATAATGCCAACTGAGCAGGGTATGGGGGCTTCAACGGAGATATTGATGCAAGCAAGGGAGAATGGGCTTAAGATAGTTGAGGTGCCAATAAAGATAAATTATAATGTTGAGAAACCATCAACACAAAACCCAATAGTACATGGGCTTGATGTGGTTTTAAGCATTGTGAAGCAGATGAGCATAAGGAGGCCACTACTATTCTACGGTTTGCCAGGGGCATTGGCAATGATGATTGCACTATTCTTCTGGGTGTGGACAATACAAATATTCACGGCGACAAGGCAAATAGTAACGAATGTTGCATTGATAGCTGTAGCCTCAACCATGGTTGGATTAATGCTACTCACAACTGCAGTAATATTGTGGGTGTTGGTAAGCGTAGTTAGGGAGGCGAGGTAG
- a CDS encoding TIGR04076 family protein codes for MLEVEVVEVRGRCPVHRVGDRIVIDGPRIVLEETDALCIHALSVILHYAVALDEGADPVKLGLTKPEDKEHAYLQCVDPWKPYTDGGTVIFRVRKVK; via the coding sequence ATGTTGGAGGTAGAGGTTGTTGAAGTTAGGGGGAGGTGCCCAGTACATAGGGTTGGAGATAGGATTGTAATTGATGGTCCAAGGATTGTTTTGGAGGAGACGGATGCACTCTGCATACATGCCCTCTCAGTTATATTGCATTATGCTGTTGCATTGGATGAGGGGGCTGACCCAGTTAAACTAGGCTTAACCAAGCCAGAAGATAAAGAGCATGCATATCTCCAATGCGTTGATCCATGGAAGCCATACACTGATGGTGGAACAGTCATATTTAGGGTGAGGAAGGTAAAGTGA